Proteins co-encoded in one Corylus avellana chromosome ca9, CavTom2PMs-1.0 genomic window:
- the LOC132161587 gene encoding uncharacterized protein LOC132161587, which yields MAELFIKQAENYAEGRPCYPPELFEFIASKTPSQDLAWDVGTGNGQAARSLAGMYKNVIATDTSPKQLSLAPRLPNITYKHTPPTMSIAELEHNVAAESSIDVVTIAAALHWFDLPNFYQQVKWVLKKPHGVIAAWCYTVPKVNDSVESVFQPFYKAAVEPYWEPTRKLAVDKYSSIHFPFEPVDGVDHTGPFQFIAKKLMDLDQYFTYIRSWSAYQTAREKGVELLSDDLIEDFKRAWIEDGQDQKVVKFPVYLRIGRVGNI from the exons aTGGCAGAATTGTTCATTAAGCAGGCGGAGAATTACGCGGAGGGCCGGCCATGTTACCCTCCAGAATTGTTTGAGTTCATTGCTTCCAAGACACCCTCTCAAGACCTTGCGTGGGACGTCGGCACCGGAAATGGTCAGGCTGCTCGATCT CTAGCTGGGATGTACAAGAATGTGATAGCCACAGATACAAGCCCAAAACAACTCTCATTGGCGCCAAGGCTACCCAATATAACATACAAACACACCCCTCCCACCATGTCTATAGCCGAGCTGGAACACAATGTTGCAGCTGAATCAAGCATTGATGTTGTGACTATTGCTGCGGCCCTCCACTGGTTCGACCTCCCTAATTTCTACCAACAAGTGAAATGGGTACTCAAAAAACCCCATGGTGTCATAGCTGCATGGTGCTACACCGTGCCAAAAGTTAATGACTCGGTCGAGTCAGTCTTTCAACCCTTTTATAAAGCTGCAGTAGAACCCTATTGGGAGCCGACACGTAAATTAGCGGTGGACAAGTATAGTAGCATCCATTTCCCATTTGAGCCCGTGGATGGAGTTGATCACACCGGGCCATTTCAGTTTATAGCcaaaaaattgatggatttagATCAGTATTTTACTTACATAAGATCGTGGTCAGCGTATCAAACGGCTAGGGAGAAGGGTGTTGAGCTTTTGAGCGATGATTTGATTGAGGATTTTAAGCGGGCTTGGATTGAAGATGGACAAGACCAGAAGGTTGTGAAGTTTCCAGTTTATTTGAGGATTGGAAGAGTGGGGAATATCTAA
- the LOC132162116 gene encoding UPF0481 protein At3g47200-like, which yields MAGTEHVISVEELLSRKVNVVRTEAAQTSRSGNDGSRIEVQVIEKDSPRQQWLDELEKAGDEAADQKTGPKIQKVPFLLRDHKDAAKYFEPRVVSLGPIHHGKPKYRKAEKYKLVLANKFVKESGKDKKAESLYAEIEKKIKKLREYFDDDEEVMKNYDDEYLARMLFVDGCAVLQFMYYAVEDKFKDVKIKDDQAAFGQEDLFLLENQLPYQLLEDLMELSEKKGILKNSIERFIERHATFHTKNDMHATKGDKPAPHLLDRLRTKLLGGKSESGGQKGQTAGWYSYRNVRELREVGIKLKPSKTSSLTDVSFDKRYPGHLYLPLIKVDDSTGPNFLNLIAYEMCPDFENDFGVTSYICFLDSLIDHPEDVTELRKEFILHNLLGSDKEVAKLFNDIATDLVPNPQTYSEVKGQIQMMCDSKWRTWIAAVTGKYFNIQDQYFSARWGIITFLVSTLVTAYLSVIQTRYAAQQTWYAAHPPPGPCDDFCKK from the exons ATGGCCGGAACAGAGCATGTTATATCTGTGGAGGAGTTGCTTTCGAGGAAGGTTAATGTTGTTAGAACAGAAGCTGCTCAAACAAGCAGATCAGGCAATGACGGGTCGAGAATTGAAGTTCAAGTGATAGAGAAAGACAGTCCCAGGCAGCAGTGGTTGGATGAATTAGAGAAGGCAGGAGATGAAGCAGCAGATCAAAAAACTGGACCAAAGATACAAAAGGTTCCGTTCTTGCTTCGAGATCACAAAGATGCGGCCAAGTATTTTGAGCCAAGGGTGGTGTCGCTGGGTCCTATCCATCACGGTAAGCCAAAGTACCGGAAAGCAGAGAAGTACAAGCTTGTATTGGCAAACAAGTTCGTCAAGGAGAGTGGCAAGG ATAAGAAAGCTGAAAGTTTGTACGCCGAAATTgagaagaaaatcaagaaactGAGGGAGTACTTCGATGATGACGAGGAGGTGATGAAGAACTATGACGACGAGTACCTCGCCAGGATGCTGTTCGTGGACGGGTGTGCGGTATTACAATTTATGTACTATGCAGTTGAAGACAAATTCAAAGATGTGAAAATTAAAGACGATCAAGCGGCGTTTGGGCAAGAAGATTTGTTCTTGTTGGAGAATCAACTTCCTTATCAACTCCTCGAGGATCTGATGGAGTTGAGCGAGAAGAAAGGGATTTTGAAGAATTCGATCGAGCGTTTCATTGAAAGGCATGCTACGTTTCATACAAAAAATGATATGCATGCTACGAAGGGAGATAAGCCGGCCCCCCATCTTCTCGATCGTCTGCGAACAAAACTCCTTGGTGGCAAAAGTGAGAGTGGAGGCCAGAAAGGGCAGACAGCTGGTTGGTACTCTTATCGCAACGTGCGGGAACTTAGAGAAGTGGGAATCAAATTGAAGCCTAGTAAAACTAGTTCCTTGACAGACGTATCTTTTGATAAACGATACCCTGGACACCTATATCTTCCTCTAATAAAAGTGGATGACTCAACGGGGCCAAATTTCTTGAACTTGATAGCCTATGAGATGTGTCCAGATTTCGAGAATGACTTCGGCGTCACCTCTTACATATGCTTCCTTGATTCGCTCATTGATCATCCTGAGGACGTGACGGAGCTGAGGAAAGAGTTCATACTCCACAACCTCCTTGGTAGCGACAAAGAAGTGGCAAAACTCTTCAATGACATAGCCACTGACTTGGTGCCTAATCCCCAAACATATTCCGAGGTCAAAGGGCAGATTCAGATGATGTGCGACTCGAAGTGGAGGACCTGGATAGCTGCTGTCACAGGCAAATATTTCAACATTCAAGATCAATATTTCAGCGCCCGCTGGGGTATCATTACTTTCTTGGTCTCAACGTTAGTGACAGCATATCTAAGTGTCATTCAGACTAGGTACGCAGCCCAGCAGACTTGGTACGCAGCCCACCCTCCCCCTGGCCCCTGCGATGACTTCTGCAAGAAATAA
- the LOC132161932 gene encoding uncharacterized protein LOC132161932, with protein sequence MAELFIKQAENYAEGRPCYPLELFEFIASKTPSQDLAWDVGTGNGQAAQSLAGIYKNVIATDTSPKQLSFAPKLPNITYQQIPPTMSIAELESKVASQSSVDVVTIAQAFHWFDLPNFYQQVKWVLKKSHAAWCYTVPEVNDSVDSVFKPFYGITVEPYWSPARKLVDDKYRSIHFPFEPVDGVDHTGPCQFVAEKLMDLDHYFIYLR encoded by the exons aTGGCAGAATTGTTCATTAAGCAGGCGGAGAATTACGCGGAGGGCCGGCCATGTTACCCTCTAGAATTGTTTGAATTCATTGCTTCCAAGACACCCTCTCAAGACCTTGCGTGGGACGTCGGCACTGGAAACGGTCAGGCTGCTCAAtct CTAGCTGGGATCTACAAGAATGTGATAGCCACAGATACAAGCCCAAAGCAGCTGTCTTTTGCTCCAAAGCTACCCAATATAACATACCAGCAAATCCCTCCCACCATGTCTATAGCCGAGCTTGAAAGCAAAGTTGCTTCTCAATCAAGCGTGGATGTTGTGACAATTGCTCAGGCCTTCCACTGGTTCGATCTCCCTAATTTCTACCAACAAGTGAAATGGGTACTCAAAAAATCTCATGCTGCATGGTGCTACACCGTGCCAGAAGTCAATGACTCGGTCGACTCAGTCTTCAAACCCTTTTATGGTATTACTGTAGAACCCTATTGGTCACCGGCGCGTAAATTAGTGGACGACAAGTATAGGAGCATCCATTTTCCGTTTGAGCCGGTGGATGGAGTTGATCACACTGGGCCATGTCAGTTTGTAGCTgaaaaattgatggatttagatcattattttatttacttaagaTAG
- the LOC132191730 gene encoding UPF0481 protein At3g47200-like has product MAGTEHVISVEELLSRKVNVVRTEAGQTSRSGNDGSRIEVQVIEKDSPRQQWLDELEKAGDEAADQKTGPKIQKVPFLLRDHKDAAKYFEPRVVSLGPIHHGKPKYRKAEKYKLVLANKFVKESGKDKKAESLYAEIEKKIKKLREYFDDDEEVMKNYDDEYLARMLFVDGCAVLQFMYYAVEDKFKDVKIKDDQAAFGQEDLFLLENQLPYQLLEDLMELSEKKEILKKSIERFIGRHATFDKKNDMPATKGDKPAPHLLDRLRTRLLIGGKSDSSGGQKWQAGWNSYRNVQELREVGIKLKPSKTSSLTDVSFDKRYPGHLYLPQITPALDDSTGPNFLNLVAYEMCPDFENDFGVTSYICFLDSLIDHPEDVKELRKELILHNLLGSDKEVAKLFNDIATDLAPNPNAYADVKKQIQDCYDNKWKTWIAQGIHDHFSSPWTGVGFAAAFVALFLTAAQTWFTVFSSPGPCDNFCQHHRG; this is encoded by the exons ATGGCCGGAACAGAGCATGTTATATCTGTGGAGGAGTTGCTTTCGAGGAAGGTTAATGTTGTTAGAACAGAAGCTGGTCAAACAAGCAGATCAGGCAATGACGGGTCGAGAATTGAAGTCCAAGTGATAGAGAAAGACAGTCCCAGGCAGCAGTGGTTGGATGAATTAGAGAAGGCAGGAGATGAAGCTGCTGATCAAAAAACTGGACCAAAGATACAAAAGGTTCCGTTCTTGCTTCGAGATCACAAAGATGCGGCCAAGTATTTTGAGCCAAGGGTGGTGTCGCTGGGTCCTATCCATCACGGTAAGCCAAAGTACCGGAAAGCAGAGAAGTACAAGCTTGTATTGGCAAACAAGTTCGTCAAGGAGAGTGGCAAGG ATAAGAAAGCTGAAAGTTTGTACGCCGAAATTgagaagaaaatcaagaaactGAGGGAGTACTTCGATGATGACGAGGAGGTGATGAAGAACTATGACGACGAGTACCTCGCCAGGATGCTGTTCGTGGACGGGTGTGCGGTATTACAATTTATGTACTATGCAGTTGAAGACAAATTCAAAGATGTGAAAATTAAAGACGATCAAGCGGCGTTTGGGCAAGAAGATTTGTTCTTGTTGGAGAATCAACTTCCTTATCAACTCCTCGAGGATCTGATGGAGTTGAGCGagaagaaagagattttgaagaagTCGATCGAGCGTTTCATTGGAAGGCATGCtacgtttgataaaaaaaacgATATGCCTGCTACCAAGGGAGATAAGCCGGCCCCCCATCTTCTCGATCGTCTGCGAACAAGACTCCTCATTGGTGGCAAAAGTGATAGTAGTGGAGGCCAGAAATGGCAGGCAGGTTGGAACTCTTATCGCAACGTGCAGGAACTTAGAGAAGTAGGAATCAAATTGAAGCCTAGTAAAACTAGTTCCTTGACAGACGTATCTTTTGATAAACGATACCCTGGACACCTATATCTTCCTCAAATAACA ccggccctggATGACTCAACGGGGCCAAATTTCTTGAACTTGGTAGCCTATGAGATGTGTCCAGATTTCGAGAATGACTTCGGCGTCACCTCTTACATATGCTTCCTTGATTCGCTCATTGATCATCCTGAGGACGTGAAGGAGCTGAGGAAAGAGCTCATACTCCACAACCTCCTTGGTAGCGACAAAGAAGTGGCAAAACTCTTCAATGACATAGCCACTGACTTGGCGCCTAACCCCAACGCATATGCCGATGTCAAAAAGCAGATTCAGGATTGCTACGACAACAAGTGGAAGACCTGGATAGCTCAGGGCATTCACGATCATTTCAGCAGCCCCTGGACAGGCGTGGGTTTCGCGGCTGCATTCGTAGCACTTTTTCTTACTGCCGCCCAGACTTGGTTCACAGTCTTCTCTAGCCCTGGTCCCTGCGATAACTTTTGCCAGCATCATCGAGGGTAA
- the LOC132161601 gene encoding uncharacterized protein LOC132161601 — protein sequence PIFSIYKWYPEARVEIDQTSKLARDKRESEIAELFVNQAGHYAEGRPNYPPELFQFIASKTPCQDLAWDVGTGNGQAARSLAGIYKNVIATDTSPKQLSFATRLPNIRYQQTPPTMSIAELESKVAPQSSVDVVTVAQAFHWFDLPNFYQQVKWVLKKPYGVIAPWCYTMPEVNDSIDSVFQTFYNTAIETYWEPARKLVFDKYRSIDFPFEPVDGVDHTGPFEFVNEKLMDLDNYFTYMRSLSAYQKGRENGVEFLSDDVVEDFKRAWTDDGQDQKVVKFPVYLRIGRVGNM from the exons cccattttttcaatttataaatGGTACCCAGAGGCCAGAGTTGAAATAGATCAAACCTCAAAACTTGCgagagacaagagagagagtgagattgCGGAGTTGTTCGTTAATCAGGCGGGGCATTACGCGGAGGGTCGGCCTAATTACCCTCCAGAATTgtttcaattcattgcttccaAGACACCTTGTCAAGACCTTGCGTGGGACGTTGGCACCGGAAACGGTCAGGCTGCTCGATCG CTAGCTGGGATCTATAAGAATGTGATAGCCACAGATACAAGCCCAAAGCAGCTGTCATTTGCGACAAGGCTACCCAATATAAGGTACCAACAAACCCCTCCCACCATGTCCATAGCCGAGCTTGAAAGCAAAGTTGCTCCTCAATCAAGCGTCGATGTTGTGACTGTTGCTCAGGCCTTCCACTGGTTCGACCTCCCTAATTTCTACCAACAAGTGAAATGGGTACTCAAAAAACCATATGGTGTCATAGCTCCATGGTGCTACACCATGCCAGAAGTTAATGACTCGATCGACTCAGTCTTTCAAACCTTTTACAATACTGCTATAGAAACCTATTGGGAGCCGGCACGTAAATTAGTGTTCGACAAGTATAGGAGCATCGATTTTCCATTTGAGCCGGTGGATGGAGTTGATCACACTGGGCCATTTGAGTTTGTGAATgaaaaattgatggatttagATAATTATTTTACTTACATGAGATCGTTGTCAGCATATCAAAAAGGGAGGGAGAATGGTGTGGAGTTTTTGAGCGATGATGTGGTTGAGGATTTTAAGCGTGCTTGGACTGACGATGGACAAGACCAGAAGGTTGTCAAATTTCCTGTTTATCTAAGGATTGGAAGAGTGGGGAATATGTAA
- the LOC132161830 gene encoding uncharacterized protein LOC132161830, whose product MAELFIKQAENYAEGRPYYPQELFQFIASKTPSQDLAWDVGTGSGQAAQSLAGMYENVIATDTSPKQLSFAPRLPNIKYQHTPPTMSIAELEHNVAPESSVDVVTIAQAFHWLDLPNFYEQVKWVLKKPHGIIAAWCYTVPEVNDSVDSVFQPYYKFIVDPYWEPGRKLVDDKYRSVHFPFEPVDGVDHTGPFQFVTEKLMDLDLYLTYLRSWSSYQTAKEKGFELLSDDLIEKFKRAWTEDGQDQKVVKFPIYLRIGRVGDI is encoded by the exons ATGGCAGAATTGTTCATTAAGCAAGCAGAGAATTACGCGGAGGGTCGGCCATATTATCCTCAAGAATTgtttcaattcattgcttccaAGACACCCTCTCAAGACCTTGCATGGGACGTCGGCACCGGAAGCGGTCAGGCTGCTCAATCT CTAGCTGGGATGTACGAGAATGTGATAGCCACAGATACAAGCCCAAAGCAGCTGTCATTTGCGCCAAGGCTACCCAATATAAAATACCAACATACCCCTCCCACCATGTCTATAGCCGAGCTTGAACACAATGTCGCTCCTGAATCAAGCGTGGATGTTGTGACGATTGCTCAGGCCTTCCACTGGCTCGACCTCCCTAATTTCTATGAACAAGTGAAATGGGTACTCAAAAAACCTCATGGGATCATAGCTGCATGGTGCTACACCGTGCCGGAAGTCAATGACTCGGTGGACTCGGTCTTCCAACCCTATTATAAGTTTATTGTAGACCCATATTGGGAGCCGGGACGTAAATTAGTGGACGATAAGTATAGGAGCGTCCATTTTCCATTTGAGCCAGTGGATGGAGTTGACCACACTGGACCATTTCAGTTTGTGACCgaaaaattgatggatttagATCTTTATCTTACTTACTTAAGATCGTGGTCATCGTATCAAACAGCGAAGGAGAAGGGTTTCGAGCTTTTGAGCGATGATCTGATTGAGAAATTTAAGCGTGCTTGGACTGAAGATGGACAAGACCAGAAGGTTGTCAAGTTTCCAATTTATTTAAGAATTGGAAGGGTGGGGGatatttaa